CTGGTTCATGGGCCGCGGCATCATCGCGGATCTGGTACGCCAGCGTCCCGCCCGTCTGGCGGTGCTTCCCTTCCAGAACCTGACTGGGGATCCGACGCTGGACCCGATTCTGCGCCACCTCCTGCCGGAGATGCTGGAAGCGGGTTTGCGGGAACACCCCAAACTGGCGCCCCTCGACCTGGAAAGCGTGGTACGGGCCCAGAACACCCTGCACCTGTCGGAAGGTTCCCTCAGCACCATTGACCTGAAACGCCTCGCCTCCGCGCTCGGCGCTCCACTCTTGCTGCGGGGGGGCTTGAGGACGGATGCCGATGGGACCTACCTTCTGGACTACGAGCTCTTGGATGCCAGCGGCGCCATCCGCCAATCCGGCCGAGCCCAGCTCGGAGGGAAATTGACTGCGGGCCCCGCCTCCATCCCCCTGGCACGCAAAGTGGTCGGGGACCTTTTCAAGGCTGTGGATCCCTTCGCCGCCTCCCATGCCCGCAACCCGGTTCCAGAGTTGCCCGCCAAGGCCCTGGAAGCTTATATCCGCGGGGCTGCCCTGATCGACAAGGGTGATTTCAAAGAAGCTGTTCCGGCCTTCAAGGAAGCCACGCGACTGGCGCCTGACTACCCAGCGGCCGTGCTGTGGTATGCCCGTGGGCTCAGCCGGGTGAGCGACACGCCGCCCGAGCCGGTGTTCCAGTGGGCCCGCTGGGCTGCGCGCGCGCAGGGCAACCGGGTGATGGAAATGAAGGCACTGCACGAACTCGCAGTCCGATACAGCGACACCGGGCAATGGGAGGCCTCGGATCAAACGTGCCAGGAGGTGCTGGCCCTCGCCCGCTCCATGGGTCAGCTGGATTACGAAGCCGGGGCCCACACCACCCTGGGCGTGACCCTGCAGCGCCAGCACAAGGCCGCGGAGGCGGAGAGCGCCTACCAGCAGTCCCTGGCCCTGTACCAGGCCGTGGGGGACAAACTGAGCGCCACGCGGGTGCTCAACAATTTGGGTGTTATCGAGAAGGAGCGCGGCAACCTCAAAGGCGCCGAAGCCCGGTACACCGGTGCCCTGGAAACCGTGAAAAGCTACGGTGACCGCTGGGGGGAAGCGATCCTCACCAACAACCTCGGCGACCTTGCCCTGGCCCAGGAGGGCGGGCTGGATCGCGCGGAATCCTTCTTCCGAAGGGCGCAATCCCTGCGGGAAGCCCTCGGTGACCAGAACGGCCTGGTCTACTCGCTGATGGGACTGGCCAGTGTGTCCCAGGCTCGGGGCGATCTGGACCGCGCCGAGGGTCTGGTGCGGCAGTTTCTGGAGCTGGCCCGCAAGACCGACCTGCGCCCCATGGAGGCCCTGGCGGTCTACAACCTGGGCGAGCTCAACCGCACAGCCGGCCGCTACGAAGCCGCCCGCGGGTTCTACCGCGAATCCCTGGCGCTCCACGAAGTGCTCAAGGATGCGGTCATGGAGGCGCACTGCCTGGCCGGCGAGGCAGAATGCCTGGCCCGCGATGGGCATCGCGGGATGGCCAAGGCCCTGCTCGAGCGCAGCCGCATTCTCTCCACCGAGGAAACGCCCTACATCCTGCGCTCTCTGGCCTGCCTGGCCCGGGCCGAGGGCCGCGCGGACGAAGCCAAGGTGCTCTTTGCCAAAGCCCTCACCGGCGCGCGCAGCCAGGCACCGGAAATCGTGCGGGAACTGAAAGACCTCTCACGCTGAGCCGCGGCTCAGGATGAGCAGGGTCAGGTCATCGGCCAGGGGTCGGCCCTGGGCGAAAGTGGCCACATCGGCAAGGATGGCGTTCTGCAGATCCTCCGTGGGACGGGCCAGCAGAGCCTCCAGCCGATCTTCTCCGTAGAAGCTGTCGTCCGGAGCCTGGGCCTCGGACAGACCATCCGTGTAGAAGATGAGGCTGCCGCCGGGTTCCAGGATGCCTTCGTGCAGCTCCAACGCCTCGCGGAAACGGTTGGCGCTGAGGCCCACACCGAGGCCCCGAGGGTGCAGGCGAGACACGCGGCCATCGCCGTGGCGCAGGAAAGCCGAAGGGTGACCCGCCCGCACGAACTGGTAGCGGCCCGAATGCGGATGGAAGGTGCCGTAGGCCAGCGTGAGGAAGAGGCGGCGGTCGTGGCCCTGGCACCAGATGGCGTTCAGGCGGTCGGCCACATCCACGGGGCCGAGGGCCTGCTTGTCCAGGGCCGACAGCACGCCCTTGGTTTCTGCGGCGTAGAAAGCCGCGCTGGTGCCCTTGCCACTGACATCGAGAATCAGGAAGGCCAGGCTGCCATCCAACAGGGGGAACAGGTCGTAGTAGTCGCCGGCCACTTCGCGCGCAGGCAGAATGGTGGCGCGCACTGAGGGCATGCGCAGGGCTTCCAGGTCCGGCAGCAGGCGCATCTGCACTTCCCGGGCCACGCGCAGCTCCTCTTCCATGCGGAGCCGTTCCTCCCGCTCGGAGGCGGCGGTCTGGAGCCGCGCGGCCATGTCGTTGAAGGCCGCGGAAAGCTGGGCCACCTGATCGCGACCGCGCAGCCGGATGCGGGTGGAGAAATCGCCCAGGCTGAGGCGGTTCACGCCGCCATGAAGGTCATTCACCGCGCGGCCCAGGGACCAGGCCAGCACCAGGCCCAGCACGGCCGCCAAGGCCTGCGCAGAAGCCAGGGCCACCAGCACCAGGCTGACCACCACGATGGCCTTCACGGTATCCGCGGAAAGCGACTGTTTTTCGCCCGAGCGAAAACCGGCAAAGAGCGCGTAGAGGTTCGTCTCCGGCGTGGCCGTGAGCACCAGGGCTTCGCCGCTGGACCAGTCCGTGATGGTGAAGGCCAGAGGCGGCAGGTGGAAGGGTGCGAAGAGGCCGCTGCCATGGAGGGCCTGCCCCTTGGTCCAACTGGCCACGTTTCCGCCCTCGCCCACCAGGATCGGTGCTGGTTTGCTGGCCTCCCTGCCACCAGCCTTGAAGGTGATGGTGTCCTCCCCGTCGCGGCGGAGTTTGCGCGAGACCAGCGTGAAAGACACCTCGCCGCCGGCCATGGCCTGCGCCCGGTCACCGAGCACACCGAGGTTGAGGGAAAGGATGCGATATCCACCGGGTTCCTTGCGCACCGCCCGGAGGTAGGTGTCCTTCCGGGTGCCCTGTGGATCGGCATCGGAGCCCGCGTCGCGGCTGTCGGCCCACACCATGCCGACGAAGGTTTCCGGAACGCCCTCCGGCAGGGCGCGGGTCCGCTCGATCCAGGCGCCGCCGTAGGTGCGCAGCGCCTGCAGGGCTGCGGCATCCGAGGGCTCGCGGTTGGCCGTCTTCAGCGCCTCCTCCCAGGCCACCAGGGTCTGCTGGGTCGATCGGCTCACCTGGGCGCCGAGCCCCAGCCACCCGAGGGCCATGAGCATGACCACCATGGCCAGCATGGGCAGCACGGACATCAGGGCCAGAATCACCCAAAGCCGTCGGGACACGCGGAACAGCAGCTTGACCCAGATCCAGCGCAGCCCGCGAAAGAACAGCACCAGACCGCCCAGCCAACCTAGGGCCTGCGCGCAGCCGTTTTCCGTCGGTGGCAGGCCCAGCAGCAGGCCCACCGCCAGCAGGAGCCATGGCCAATGGCGCCGGAAGCGGAAGGCGGCCCAGCCGCGGCGAATCGGATCGAGCAGGTCGCGCATCAGACCATCAGCATGCCGCCATTGACGCTCAGCACCTGGCCCGTGATGTAGCTTGCCTCATCGCTGGCGAGGAAGACCACGGCCGAGGCGATGTCGGTGGCGGTGCCCATGCGGCCCAAGGGGATCTGCTTGGTGAATTCGGCTTTCACATCCTCAGGCAGGTTCGAAGTCATGGCGGTCTCGATGTAGCCGGGGGTGACCGCGTTGGCGGTGACGTTGCGGCTGGCCAGCTCGCGCGCCACGGACTTGGTGAGGCCGATGAGGCCCGCCTTGGCCGCCACATAGTTGGCCTGGCCCGCATTGCCCATCTGGCCCACCACCGAGGCGATGTTGATGATGCGGCCCCAGCGCTGCTTCATCATGGGCTTGGTGGCCGCCTGGATGGCCGTCCAGGCACCCTTCAGATTGGTGTCCACCACCGCATCCCAATCCTCCTCCTTCATCTGGATGAGGAGCTTGTCGCGGGTGATGCCCGCGTTGTTCACCAGGATGTGCAGGGCGCCATGACGCTCGATCGTGGTGGCGATGGCTGAACGCACAGACGCGCCGTCGCTGAGATCGGCCTCGATCACGTCGGACGTTCCGCCCGCGGCACGAATGGCGTCGGCCACGGCCTGCAGTTTGGTCAACGTCCGGGCGGCGCACACCACCGTGGCGCCCTGGGCGGCCAGCTGCTTGGCGATGGCTTCGCCGATGCCCTGGCTGGCGCCGGTGACGAGGGCGATCTTGCCGTCGAGACGGAACATGGAACCTCCGAAAGGATGAAGATCCAGTCTAGCCGCCCAGGGCGCACCGCGCCGCGCAGCCGCTCCAGCACCGGGCCCGGGCCCGGAACGGCGACCACCACGGCGACTGCGTGCGCAAGGATCACACGGAAGGTTCCGGGACCCTTTTTGGTGAACCTTGATCTGGCCACCTTCCCTTCGTGCGCCGCGCTTGCCATTCTCCTTATGCGGGCCTACTTTGAAGGTCTTTTCCAAGGAGCAATCATGATATTGCTTGCCTGCCTGTTATGCCTCCAAGCTCCCACACCCCAGGCGCCCGCCTGGTCCGCCACCACCCTGGAGGCCGCGGCCACCGAGGCGAACAAAAAGGTGCTCGCCGATGCCAAGCCCCTCACCCTCACGGGTGAGGTGGTGGATGTCTCCTGCTACACCCAGCTCGGCAAGCGCGGCGAAGCCCACAAGGCCTGCGGCGCCAGCTGCGTCGCCTCCGGTTCGCCCGCGGGCCTGCTCACGGCGGACGGCACGCTCTACATCCTCATGCCCGAACCGCACCATCCCCGGCGCGATGGCAAAGCCAGCCTGGCCGCCTACCTCAGCGAACGGATGGCCCAGACGCTCACACTCACTGGCATGGCCTCCCACCACGGCGGCATCCACACCTTGTTCATCGCACCGCCCACCAAGGAGAAGTAATCCCTTCATGGAAAACAGGAACGCAGAGGACGCAGAGCGCCACCGAGGACACAGAGAACGAAAAGCCTCATGGCCTGCTTTGGCCTCTGTGTCTTCTTTGGGATTTCTGTGCCCTCCGTGCTCCTCTTTTCAGCCTTGAACTCCCTATCGCAGCTCCTTCAGCCACTGAGCCAAGGGCGTGAGGTCCGCCAGGGGTGTGCTGTCGCCGTAGGTACTCATGGCTTCGGCCCCTGAAAGGCCCGCTTTCGCGCGGGTTTCCCGCTTGAAGAGGTGGTTCGCGCCTGGGATCTCAATCACGGCGCCTTTGAAATCCGCAGGCAGGATGTCGGGTTTCCAGGTCTGCACATCCCGGTCGCCCCAGGCCACGGCACAGGGGATGGGCAGGCGCTGGGCGGCGCCCCAGGGATCCAGGTCAAGCAGGTCGCGCACGAAGCCGCGGCTTTCGGGGCGGGCCAGCCCCTTGGCCAGGCTCACCACGCCGGGGGCGATGCCCGTGGCGTCGCGGTCCAACTCCTGGTTCTTGCGGATGGCGTCCAGCGCCGCCTCCAGATAGGCCAGGTTCGAGGCGGTGACATCAGTGGGCGCCTGCGCTGCCGCCAACTGTCCTTTCACTTGGGCCACGATGAGCCTGCCCATGCTGAGGCCCGGCAAGGCCAGCAGCAGGGCCGCATCGGCCTCGCTGGCCGCCAGCAGCGACAACAGCGCGCCCTCGCTGTGGCCCAGCAGCAGCAGCTTCTTGCCCTTGGCCTCGGGGAGGGTTCGGGCCGCCTTCAAGGCCGCGCGAATGTCCCCCACCTGGGCGTCGAGCGAGATGTCGAGCTTGGGATCCTTGGCGCCGATGAAACGCTTGTCGTAACGGAGGCTGCCCAGGCCCTGGGCCTGCAGCCAAACGGCCAGGTCGCGGCCACCATGGCTGGGCATGGGAATCAGGGGATTGGACCAGTCGCGGTCCGTGGGGCCTGATCCCGCCACCATCACCGCGAAGTAGCCGTGGGCGCCTCCGGCGAGGACGGTGCCGTTCAAGGGAAAGCCGTTGAAGCCGGGGAAGTGCAGCACCCGTTCGCCGCTGCGCAGTGCCGCGGGCCCCCTGGCTCCGGCGGATGCGCGGGCTTCTGCAGGCGAGTCGCCGGTGCGTCGCAGGCTCAGAGGCAGCTGGGCGCCCCCTTGGGCGAAGGTTCCACTCGCCGTGGCCCCATCCGGGCCCAGCACCCCATCGAAGCAAGGTTCGCCGGGGATGCCGGCAAGGGTGAAGCTCAGCCGACCTCCCTCCACGCCAACCTTGGCGAGCGCGTGCAGCTTCAGTCCCTGAGCCGGCACGGAGATGACGCCTTGCCAGGCATCGCCAACGTTCCAGAGATCTACGATCAGATTGAGGTTCCCACCGGGCAGTTGGAGCGCGCCTTCCCAGCGGCCCGCCTGAACGGCCACAGCTGGGGCTTGGACTGGCTTCTGGGCTTGGGCGGTCAGGGCAGGCAGGGAAAGCAACGTGAGCAGGCAGGCGGCTCGGTTCATCGGGGCTCCTGAGGGGGCGTGGCGTCCTGATCAACAAGCTGATCCAAACGGTGACGCAGCCAGTAGGCATAGATCATCGCCACCAGCACTGGAAGAAGCATGAGGAGAAGGCTCAAAAGGTTCGCGTAGGGTTCGGGCAGGAAGCTGATGGGTATGCCCAAGAGCCCGGCGGCCATGAACCAGTGACCGCCCAACCGGTGAGTGCGCTTCCAGACTTCCCGGTTCTCCAGGGTGGGCGGAATGCGGATGCCCGCCCAGGCATTGGGTTCCAGCCGAGGCATGAGGTTGCCGAAGAAGATGAAGAACAGAAAGATCACCAGCAGGATCCAGCCCGAGCGCAGCATGCCTCCGCTTAGTGATGCGCGGAGGATGAGACCCTGGAGGCCGGCCATGAGCAGCAGCACGAGGAGGCGGATCTGGCGGGTGGTGGCCGCCGACATGGCTCGCGCCGCCTTGAAGTCCATGCGCCCCCAGTCATAGGCCAGGATGATCAGGTAGGTCAGGGTCGCGATGAGTGGCAGCATCAGCGCAGCCATCAGAGGAGAGCCCCAACCGTCGATTTCGCCATGGAGGTTCCAGTGGATGGGTGTGCGCGCAGGCAGGCGGCCCATGGCCCAGAGGCTGAACCCCCAAAGTCCCCCGAGCAGCACCCAGGACGGCCATTCCCGCCAAACCTCGCGGCGCCCTTCGGAGGAGGGATCCTCCGCCGTCACTTTGAAAACGCCAGCAGCCATTGGAGGGCCTCCTGGAATACCGTGGTGTGGAGCGTGTAGATCTGCTGCTGCCCCTGCCGGCGGCAGCGCACCAGCCCCGCGTGCTTGAGCAGGTTCAGGTGGTGCGAGATGCTCGCCTTGCCGATCTCGTAGGCTTCGGCGATTTCCCCCGCACTCAAATCGCCCTCGCGCAACCGGTCGAGGATGCTCCGACGGGTGGGGTCGGCCAGGGCCTTGAACACCAGGGAGCGCATCTCCATCGCAGGTCTCCGGTTTCAAGATAAGACATTTTGAAAATTTTCAAAATATTAAATCAAAGAACCTCCGACTTCGACCCTTCCAGGGCGCCTCGCGCCGCTGCTTGACAGGCATCGATCCTGCCCTTTAATATTGCTGTCACGGCAGTGATTGCTTAGGCATTTAACTTGAAAGTCTCAACATGACCACGCAGCCCCAGGAAGGCGAGCCGCTCTACACCTCCGAAAACTACAACCAGGAGGACAGCATCGGGCGCCTCATTGCCGAGGTGTCGGGGCGGCTGCTGGCGGCCTTCGACGACGAGATGACCGGCATGGGCATCACCGGCGCCCAGTGGGTCATCCTCATGCGCATCGCCCGCGGTTGCGGTTCCACCGCCGCCGAACTCTGCCGCTTCAGCCGCTACGACACCGGCTCCATGACCCGCATGCTGGACCGCCTGGAGGAGAAGGGCCTGATCCGCCGGGTCCGGAGTTGCAAGGATCGCCGCCTCATCCACCTGGAGCTCACGGAAGCCGGCCAGGAGTTGCACCCCCAATTGCCTCCGGTGGCGGTGAAAGTCCTGAACGCGCACCTTCAGGGATTCAGCCACCAGGAATTGGACCTCTTCAAGGATTTCCTCAACCGGATGCGGGCCAACAGCGAGCAGCTTTCCCAGGCCCCCGGCGGCTGCGGTTCCTCCTGAGCCTGCAGCCCCGAGCCGATTTCACCCAGACGCAGCACCTTCATTCATCCCGCGCAGAACCCCGTCCTAGGAAGGCCCCCATGCTTCGTCAGTCGCCCCTGGCCCTCGCTGCCCCCCTCTTCGCCCTTCTCTGCCCTTGCCCGGTGCAAGCGCAAGCCCCCAGCACGGCGCCGGCCCCGGCCCGCACGGTGTCGTTGAGCCTGGCCCAGGCCATCCGCACCGCTCTGGAGCAGAACCCCCGCGTGCATCAGTCGCTGCTGGCCATCGCGGAAAGCGGCGATGACCGCCGCTTCGCCGCGGCTGCCCTCATGCCCACCGTCGCCGCCGAGGCCCTGGGGCAGCGGAACAAATACAACCTGGAAGCCCAGATGGGCATGTCCGTTCCCGGCTTCCCCCAGGAAGTGGGCCCCTACAACTGGAGCCGGATGGGACTGGAGGCTCAAGTCTCCCTCTTCGACCTGAGCCTCTGGAAGAAGTGGCGGGCTTCGCAGCACGGCGAGGCTTCGGCCCAGGCCCAGGGCCGCGCCGTCCGGGAAGAAGTCGCCGCCATCGTGGTGGGCCAGTATCTGCGCGCCCTGCGCGCTGCCGCCTCGGTACAGGCCGGTGAATCCCGCGTGGAACTGGCCGAAGCCCTGGCCAAGCTCGCGGAAAACCAGCAGAAGCAGGGCGTGGGCACCAAGCTCGACACCCTGCGCTCCCAGGTGCAGTTGCAAACAGAGCGGCAGCGGCTCATTCAGGCGCAAACCCAGCGCGCCACCGCCCTGGCGGGCCTGGGACGGGCCCTGAGCCTGGAACCCGGCACCCGCATCGAGCTGTCGGACTCCCTGGCCGCGCCCACTTTGCCGGTGGCGGGCTTCCAGGAGAGCTTCACCGCCAGCCTGGCCCAGCGCCCGGAACTGGCGGCGCTGGAGGCCCGGGAGAAAGCCGCCGTGAACATGCGCGAAGCCGCCCAGGCCCTGCGGCTGCCCACCCTGGTGGCCTCCGGCTTCTATGGCTCCGCGGGCCTGGAATCCCATCCCTCCACCCACACCTACCAGGTCACCCTGGGCCTGCGGGTGCCGCTCTTCACCGGGGGCCTGGTGTCCGCTCAGGTCTCCAGGGCCAAGTCCGAGCAGAGCCGGGTGCAGGAAGCCCGCCGCGAAGTCCGCTCCCAGGTGGGCTACGAGATCCAGGTGGCCCAGGCGGAACTGGATGCCGCTGCGCACGAGGTGGACGTGGCCAACCTGGCCGTGACTCTCTCCACGGAGGCCCTGAGCCAGGCCCGGCATCGCTTCGAGGCGGGCGTCAGCAACAACATCGAAGTGATCAACGCCCAGGATGAGCTGGCCAAGGCCAATGACAACCAGATCAGCGCCCTCTACCGCCTGAACCAGTCCCGCGCGGATCTGGCGCGGGCCACGGGCCAGCTCGAAGGCATGTATCTGCTCCAAGGCAACCAACCGGCTCCTGCCAACTGAGCCTGATCCGGCCCACTTCCGCTGTACCCAATCCACGACCCAGAACCTTTTTCGCCCCGTTGGAGACTCCGATGAATCAAGAAGCCCCAGAAACACAAGAAGCCGTTGGTCAGCCCGTCCCTTCCACCTCCGGCGCCCCCGAATCCGGCAAGGCCATGCTGGCCCTGAAGATCGGCGCACCCGTCGTGCTGCTCATCGCCGCGGGCATGTGGTTCCACTCCCGCAACCGCATGAGCACGGACGATGCCCAGGTGGACGGCCATCTGGTGCCTGTGTCCTGCCGCGTCTACGGCACCGTGGAAAAGGTGCTGGTGGAAGACAACCAGACCGTGAAGGCCGGTGACCCCCTCGTTGCGGTGGACCCCCGCGACATCCAGGCCCGGCTTGACCAGACCAAGGGCTCCTACGCCCAGGCTCTGGCCCAGGTGGAAGGCGCGCGCGCCGATCTGGAACGCGCCCAGGTGGCCTACCAACAGGCCCGCAATTCGGACATCGAGACCGCCAAGGCCAACGTGGATGCCAAGAAGGCCAGCCTCGACAAGGCCAAGACCGACTTGCAGCGCATGAAGCCCCTGGCCGAGCGGGAAGAGATCTCCGCCCTGCAGTTCGACGGCTTCCGCACCCAAGCCGAGGTCGCTGACAGTGAGTGGCGTGCCGCCCAGCAGCGCCTGGCCTCCCTCCAGCGCGAGGCCGACATCCGCAAGGTCGCCGTGGGTGCCGCCGAAGCCCGGCTGGCCGCAGCCAAGGCCCAGGTGGACACCGCCCGCGCCAGCCAGAGCGGCCTCGACCTCCAGCTGGGCTACACCAGCATCGTGGCCCCCGTGGATGGCGTGGTCACCCGCAAGCTCGTGGAGGCGGGCCAGACCATCCAGCCCGGCCAGGGCCTGCTCACCATCATTCCCCTGCACCGCACCTGGGTGACCGCCAACTTCAAGGAAACCCAGCTGGCGCGCATGAAGCCCGGCCAGGAAGCCGAGATCAAGGTCGACATGAACGGCCTGGTGCTCAAGGGCCACGTGGATTCCATTTCCGGCTCCACAGGCTCGCGCATGAGCCTCATGCCCCCCGAAAACGCCGTGGGCAACTTCGTGAAGGTGGTGCAGCGCATCCCCGTGAAGATCCGCATCGATGAAGAGGAAGCCAAAAAAGTCATCCTCCGCCCCGGCATGAACGTCGAAGCCACGGTCATCGTCGAATGAACGAGAAAAGCTTGATCCACAGATTGCGCAGATTTACACAGATTCCAAGGATGGGTATCGGGGGTGGGAGGAACAAAGTGTTTTCTGAATCTGTGACATCTGTGGAATCTGTGGACCAGGTCTTCTTGCCATGACCCACCGT
This sequence is a window from Geothrix sp. PMB-07. Protein-coding genes within it:
- the fabG gene encoding 3-oxoacyl-[acyl-carrier-protein] reductase, yielding MFRLDGKIALVTGASQGIGEAIAKQLAAQGATVVCAARTLTKLQAVADAIRAAGGTSDVIEADLSDGASVRSAIATTIERHGALHILVNNAGITRDKLLIQMKEEDWDAVVDTNLKGAWTAIQAATKPMMKQRWGRIINIASVVGQMGNAGQANYVAAKAGLIGLTKSVARELASRNVTANAVTPGYIETAMTSNLPEDVKAEFTKQIPLGRMGTATDIASAVVFLASDEASYITGQVLSVNGGMLMV
- a CDS encoding TolC family protein, with protein sequence MLRQSPLALAAPLFALLCPCPVQAQAPSTAPAPARTVSLSLAQAIRTALEQNPRVHQSLLAIAESGDDRRFAAAALMPTVAAEALGQRNKYNLEAQMGMSVPGFPQEVGPYNWSRMGLEAQVSLFDLSLWKKWRASQHGEASAQAQGRAVREEVAAIVVGQYLRALRAAASVQAGESRVELAEALAKLAENQQKQGVGTKLDTLRSQVQLQTERQRLIQAQTQRATALAGLGRALSLEPGTRIELSDSLAAPTLPVAGFQESFTASLAQRPELAALEAREKAAVNMREAAQALRLPTLVASGFYGSAGLESHPSTHTYQVTLGLRVPLFTGGLVSAQVSRAKSEQSRVQEARREVRSQVGYEIQVAQAELDAAAHEVDVANLAVTLSTEALSQARHRFEAGVSNNIEVINAQDELAKANDNQISALYRLNQSRADLARATGQLEGMYLLQGNQPAPAN
- a CDS encoding SdpI family protein codes for the protein MAAGVFKVTAEDPSSEGRREVWREWPSWVLLGGLWGFSLWAMGRLPARTPIHWNLHGEIDGWGSPLMAALMLPLIATLTYLIILAYDWGRMDFKAARAMSAATTRQIRLLVLLLMAGLQGLILRASLSGGMLRSGWILLVIFLFFIFFGNLMPRLEPNAWAGIRIPPTLENREVWKRTHRLGGHWFMAAGLLGIPISFLPEPYANLLSLLLMLLPVLVAMIYAYWLRHRLDQLVDQDATPPQEPR
- a CDS encoding PP2C family protein-serine/threonine phosphatase, whose amino-acid sequence is MRDLLDPIRRGWAAFRFRRHWPWLLLAVGLLLGLPPTENGCAQALGWLGGLVLFFRGLRWIWVKLLFRVSRRLWVILALMSVLPMLAMVVMLMALGWLGLGAQVSRSTQQTLVAWEEALKTANREPSDAAALQALRTYGGAWIERTRALPEGVPETFVGMVWADSRDAGSDADPQGTRKDTYLRAVRKEPGGYRILSLNLGVLGDRAQAMAGGEVSFTLVSRKLRRDGEDTITFKAGGREASKPAPILVGEGGNVASWTKGQALHGSGLFAPFHLPPLAFTITDWSSGEALVLTATPETNLYALFAGFRSGEKQSLSADTVKAIVVVSLVLVALASAQALAAVLGLVLAWSLGRAVNDLHGGVNRLSLGDFSTRIRLRGRDQVAQLSAAFNDMAARLQTAASEREERLRMEEELRVAREVQMRLLPDLEALRMPSVRATILPAREVAGDYYDLFPLLDGSLAFLILDVSGKGTSAAFYAAETKGVLSALDKQALGPVDVADRLNAIWCQGHDRRLFLTLAYGTFHPHSGRYQFVRAGHPSAFLRHGDGRVSRLHPRGLGVGLSANRFREALELHEGILEPGGSLIFYTDGLSEAQAPDDSFYGEDRLEALLARPTEDLQNAILADVATFAQGRPLADDLTLLILSRGSA
- a CDS encoding autorepressor SdpR family transcription factor, with the translated sequence MRSLVFKALADPTRRSILDRLREGDLSAGEIAEAYEIGKASISHHLNLLKHAGLVRCRRQGQQQIYTLHTTVFQEALQWLLAFSK
- a CDS encoding protein kinase — translated: MSNDPQPASALPSERRLLEPGDQVGRFQVEWMLGSGGMGEVYRAWDPTLERSVALKALRTSEEREHGAPERFRREALALAQLNHPNVCQVHDWVNGPGGTFIAMELLEGQTLDLVAPELKLQDKLQVIRSVALALEAAHAKGLVHRDLKPSNIMVALGKGEHQTPLVKVLDFGLARLMDPHAPGETQITPSPVPNLALLQALEEAERKQEAEQGEATLRRAEGDRRTPSGPHSWEQLTLAGTFMGSPSYASPEQIQGQAAGPSSDVFSLGIVAWELLAGEHPFPGEGKARMRAIIEGSRRELKVRGLPSGAADLLRAMLDAHPFKRPTAARVAQALGHLLRPRSVLRWTAIAVATAALLAVGANWFMGRGIIADLVRQRPARLAVLPFQNLTGDPTLDPILRHLLPEMLEAGLREHPKLAPLDLESVVRAQNTLHLSEGSLSTIDLKRLASALGAPLLLRGGLRTDADGTYLLDYELLDASGAIRQSGRAQLGGKLTAGPASIPLARKVVGDLFKAVDPFAASHARNPVPELPAKALEAYIRGAALIDKGDFKEAVPAFKEATRLAPDYPAAVLWYARGLSRVSDTPPEPVFQWARWAARAQGNRVMEMKALHELAVRYSDTGQWEASDQTCQEVLALARSMGQLDYEAGAHTTLGVTLQRQHKAAEAESAYQQSLALYQAVGDKLSATRVLNNLGVIEKERGNLKGAEARYTGALETVKSYGDRWGEAILTNNLGDLALAQEGGLDRAESFFRRAQSLREALGDQNGLVYSLMGLASVSQARGDLDRAEGLVRQFLELARKTDLRPMEALAVYNLGELNRTAGRYEAARGFYRESLALHEVLKDAVMEAHCLAGEAECLARDGHRGMAKALLERSRILSTEETPYILRSLACLARAEGRADEAKVLFAKALTGARSQAPEIVRELKDLSR
- a CDS encoding MarR family winged helix-turn-helix transcriptional regulator — protein: MTTQPQEGEPLYTSENYNQEDSIGRLIAEVSGRLLAAFDDEMTGMGITGAQWVILMRIARGCGSTAAELCRFSRYDTGSMTRMLDRLEEKGLIRRVRSCKDRRLIHLELTEAGQELHPQLPPVAVKVLNAHLQGFSHQELDLFKDFLNRMRANSEQLSQAPGGCGSS
- a CDS encoding alpha/beta hydrolase; protein product: MNRAACLLTLLSLPALTAQAQKPVQAPAVAVQAGRWEGALQLPGGNLNLIVDLWNVGDAWQGVISVPAQGLKLHALAKVGVEGGRLSFTLAGIPGEPCFDGVLGPDGATASGTFAQGGAQLPLSLRRTGDSPAEARASAGARGPAALRSGERVLHFPGFNGFPLNGTVLAGGAHGYFAVMVAGSGPTDRDWSNPLIPMPSHGGRDLAVWLQAQGLGSLRYDKRFIGAKDPKLDISLDAQVGDIRAALKAARTLPEAKGKKLLLLGHSEGALLSLLAASEADAALLLALPGLSMGRLIVAQVKGQLAAAQAPTDVTASNLAYLEAALDAIRKNQELDRDATGIAPGVVSLAKGLARPESRGFVRDLLDLDPWGAAQRLPIPCAVAWGDRDVQTWKPDILPADFKGAVIEIPGANHLFKRETRAKAGLSGAEAMSTYGDSTPLADLTPLAQWLKELR
- a CDS encoding HlyD family secretion protein translates to MNQEAPETQEAVGQPVPSTSGAPESGKAMLALKIGAPVVLLIAAGMWFHSRNRMSTDDAQVDGHLVPVSCRVYGTVEKVLVEDNQTVKAGDPLVAVDPRDIQARLDQTKGSYAQALAQVEGARADLERAQVAYQQARNSDIETAKANVDAKKASLDKAKTDLQRMKPLAEREEISALQFDGFRTQAEVADSEWRAAQQRLASLQREADIRKVAVGAAEARLAAAKAQVDTARASQSGLDLQLGYTSIVAPVDGVVTRKLVEAGQTIQPGQGLLTIIPLHRTWVTANFKETQLARMKPGQEAEIKVDMNGLVLKGHVDSISGSTGSRMSLMPPENAVGNFVKVVQRIPVKIRIDEEEAKKVILRPGMNVEATVIVE